One Keratinibaculum paraultunense genomic window carries:
- a CDS encoding DNA-binding domain-containing protein: MKMYIVEDDDNIINILERIIEDKNLGQIVGKSNDGKKGLEEILLLKPDIVLVDLLMPGMDGISLTRKVKALEPNIQYIMISQVSSKDMIAKAYESGIEYYISKPINAIEVETVIKKVKEKMNMKQKLDTIQSLFSEESNGHEIKSKEKEEIDNYIEGVKQVMRKIGVAGEVGSQDIIDIAKYLIETNQTTSNFTIKELCSRFTDNPKTMEQRIRRTATVGLINLANIGIEDNINEIFVEYSNGLYNFEQVKIEMDYIRGKTKKRGRVNIKKFLDGIVYYGKRL; the protein is encoded by the coding sequence ATGAAAATGTATATAGTAGAAGATGATGATAATATTATCAATATTTTAGAGAGGATAATAGAGGATAAAAATTTAGGACAAATTGTTGGGAAGTCTAATGATGGGAAAAAAGGTTTAGAGGAGATACTTTTGTTAAAACCGGATATTGTTTTAGTAGATTTATTGATGCCTGGCATGGACGGTATTAGTTTAACTAGAAAGGTAAAGGCTTTAGAACCTAATATCCAATACATCATGATATCTCAAGTATCTTCTAAGGATATGATAGCTAAAGCTTATGAAAGTGGCATAGAATATTACATTTCAAAACCTATTAATGCTATTGAAGTTGAAACTGTAATTAAAAAAGTTAAAGAGAAAATGAACATGAAACAAAAACTAGACACAATTCAAAGCTTATTTTCTGAAGAATCAAATGGGCATGAAATAAAATCTAAGGAAAAAGAAGAAATTGATAATTATATAGAAGGAGTAAAGCAGGTTATGCGGAAAATAGGGGTCGCTGGAGAAGTAGGTAGCCAGGATATTATTGATATAGCTAAATATTTAATCGAAACAAATCAAACTACTTCTAATTTTACAATAAAGGAGCTTTGTAGTCGTTTTACAGATAATCCAAAAACTATGGAGCAAAGAATAAGAAGAACTGCTACTGTTGGCTTGATAAATTTAGCTAATATTGGAATAGAAGACAATATCAATGAAATATTTGTTGAGTATTCCAATGGACTATATAATTTTGAACAAGTAAAGATAGAGATGGATTATATTAGAGGAAAGACTAAAAAACGGGGGAGAGTAAATATTAAAAAATTTTTAGATGGCATAGTTTATTATGGTAAGAGATTATAG
- a CDS encoding ATP-binding protein — protein MKRMFFVSIMVALASQISIGLMSSNFRVSAGIIFYVIFLFYYEDLKPIPTGILSGIIVNLFRAIMYYITVGNFNSAILSFQIEILFYTFYGIIYHLLTNRYDKKNLNSLFFILFISDFGANIIELFIRSIISSTSFPWEIISTLILVAIVRSGIAWLILNLLKHYEMLLRKEEHENRYKKLLWLTSQLKTEMYWMEKNSDSIEKVMANSYELFELINQNKDKESWSERAVNIARDIHEIKKENSLAIRGIKEITQKDLKDQEMSFKDIVNILVETMKKEIKRIGKDIKLEVSIDKNFYTSKHYYLMSVFRNLVMNSIDAISDAGNISIIHKAYPEQHTFIVSDDGVGIDEEGLKRIFSPGFSTKINYDTGEINRGLGLSMVKYIVEEELEGKVKVESTKGKGTTIYINIPKTSLEVDEI, from the coding sequence ATGAAGAGAATGTTTTTTGTATCTATAATGGTTGCACTAGCATCTCAAATTAGCATTGGGCTTATGAGTAGTAATTTTAGAGTGTCGGCTGGTATTATATTTTATGTAATATTTCTTTTTTATTATGAGGATTTAAAACCTATCCCAACGGGGATATTATCAGGTATAATAGTAAATTTATTTAGAGCAATTATGTATTATATTACAGTTGGAAACTTTAATAGTGCAATATTGTCTTTTCAGATAGAAATATTATTTTATACTTTTTATGGTATTATATATCATTTACTTACAAATAGATATGACAAGAAAAATCTGAATAGTTTATTTTTTATTTTATTTATTAGCGATTTTGGGGCTAATATTATAGAGTTATTTATAAGAAGTATTATAAGTTCTACTTCTTTTCCCTGGGAAATAATTTCTACATTAATTTTAGTGGCTATAGTGCGTTCAGGAATAGCTTGGTTAATATTAAACCTACTTAAACATTATGAAATGTTACTTAGAAAAGAAGAACATGAAAATAGATATAAGAAATTATTATGGTTAACTTCTCAATTAAAAACGGAAATGTATTGGATGGAAAAAAATTCAGATAGTATTGAAAAGGTAATGGCTAATTCATATGAATTGTTTGAGCTGATAAATCAAAATAAAGATAAGGAAAGTTGGAGCGAGAGAGCAGTAAATATTGCTCGTGATATTCATGAAATTAAAAAGGAAAATAGTTTAGCCATTAGAGGAATAAAAGAGATTACTCAAAAGGATCTTAAAGATCAAGAGATGAGCTTTAAGGATATTGTAAATATTTTAGTTGAAACCATGAAAAAAGAAATAAAACGTATAGGAAAAGATATAAAGTTAGAGGTTTCTATAGATAAAAATTTTTATACTTCAAAGCATTATTATCTTATGTCTGTTTTTCGTAATTTAGTTATGAATAGCATAGATGCTATTTCAGATGCTGGAAATATTAGTATTATCCATAAGGCATATCCAGAACAGCATACTTTTATAGTATCTGATGATGGAGTAGGTATAGATGAAGAAGGATTAAAACGTATTTTTTCCCCAGGATTTTCAACTAAAATAAACTATGATACTGGTGAAATCAATAGAGGTTTAGGATTATCTATGGTGAAATATATAGTTGAAGAAGAATTAGAGGGTAAAGTAAAGGTAGAGTCGACAAAAGGTAAAGGGACTACAATATATATAAACATACCAAAAACATCTTTGGAGGTTGATGAAATATGA
- a CDS encoding patatin-like phospholipase family protein, which translates to MSLLYIEIGERYIKKKEVSGMYGLVLEGGGAKGAYHIGAYKAILEEGIEIGGVAGTSVGALNGAILVQGDYEKAYELWYNISYSKVINVHDEYIERLKEGKFSKEDLILLAEKIKGVFSEKGLDITPLKNLLMEFIDEHKIRNSGKDFGIVTVSLSDLKPLEVYIEDIPEGKLIEYLMASAYLPIFKRERIIDGKIYLDGALYNNLPVNLLIDKGYKDLILVRTHGIGNIKKVPLEGLNTITIAPNEDLGKLLDFDCDTARKNLKLGYYDGLKALRGLKGDNYYIEGTKKEDYFVDYLWSLDEDKVLKMAEIFKIDKDIPYRRALFEFIIPKISNILGMDKKATYEDIYYRLLERLAEIYEIDRFNIYTDEELLDLIKNKLLKEEYTKGNGIEKIIEKVNLLPLFNKDEIIKEVGKVLFNIF; encoded by the coding sequence ATGTCCTTATTGTACATCGAAATTGGAGAAAGATATATAAAAAAGAAAGAGGTGAGTGGGATGTATGGATTAGTATTAGAAGGTGGAGGTGCAAAAGGTGCCTATCATATTGGAGCATATAAGGCAATTTTAGAAGAAGGAATAGAAATAGGAGGAGTAGCAGGAACATCTGTAGGCGCTTTAAATGGGGCTATATTGGTGCAAGGGGATTATGAAAAAGCCTATGAATTGTGGTATAATATTTCCTATTCCAAGGTAATAAATGTACATGATGAATATATAGAAAGATTAAAAGAAGGTAAATTTTCAAAGGAGGATCTTATTTTATTAGCAGAAAAAATTAAAGGGGTTTTCTCTGAAAAGGGGTTAGATATAACTCCTTTAAAGAATTTATTAATGGAGTTTATAGATGAACATAAAATTAGAAATTCTGGGAAAGATTTTGGAATAGTAACTGTATCTTTATCAGATTTAAAACCGCTAGAAGTTTATATAGAAGATATTCCAGAGGGGAAATTAATAGAATATTTAATGGCAAGTGCTTATCTTCCTATATTTAAAAGAGAAAGAATTATTGATGGAAAAATATATTTAGATGGTGCACTATATAATAATTTACCAGTAAATCTTTTAATAGACAAAGGATATAAAGATTTAATTCTTGTTAGAACTCACGGAATAGGCAATATAAAAAAAGTACCATTAGAGGGATTAAACACCATAACTATTGCTCCTAATGAAGATTTAGGAAAGCTATTGGATTTTGATTGTGATACTGCTAGAAAAAATTTAAAATTAGGTTATTATGATGGATTAAAAGCGTTAAGGGGATTAAAAGGAGATAATTATTATATAGAAGGAACAAAAAAAGAAGATTATTTTGTAGATTATCTTTGGAGTTTAGATGAGGATAAGGTTTTAAAAATGGCAGAAATATTTAAAATCGATAAGGATATTCCTTATAGAAGAGCGTTGTTTGAATTTATCATTCCTAAAATATCTAATATATTAGGAATGGATAAAAAAGCAACTTATGAGGACATATATTATAGGTTACTTGAAAGGCTGGCTGAAATATATGAAATAGATAGATTTAATATATATACTGATGAGGAGTTATTGGATTTAATAAAAAATAAATTATTAAAAGAAGAGTACACTAAGGGAAATGGAATAGAAAAAATAATAGAAAAGGTAAATTTATTACCTTTATTTAATAAAGATGAGATTATTAAAGAAGTAGGTAAAGTTTTATTTAATATATTTTAA
- the yfcE gene encoding phosphodiesterase has translation MNRINNIIKQLSSINLQFHPRKEKQIMKLFFISDIHGSVYYLNKALDRLKEEKADYIVILGDHLYHGARNPLPQEYNPKKVTEVLNNYANKIIAVRGNCDSEVDEMVLNFPIMSTYSTILYNNKRLFLTHGHIYNENNMPKLSNGDIFIYGHTHIPKAEEINNIYVINLGSITLPKENSPHTYGVLEREFFKIKDLEGITYKEINIGK, from the coding sequence ATGAATAGAATAAACAATATAATAAAACAATTAAGTAGCATTAATTTACAATTTCATCCAAGAAAGGAGAAACAAATTATGAAACTTTTTTTCATATCAGACATACATGGTTCAGTTTATTATTTAAATAAAGCATTAGATAGATTAAAAGAAGAAAAAGCAGATTATATAGTAATATTAGGTGATCATCTGTATCATGGAGCAAGGAATCCTTTACCTCAAGAATACAATCCTAAAAAAGTAACAGAAGTATTAAATAACTATGCTAATAAAATAATCGCTGTAAGAGGAAATTGTGATAGTGAAGTTGATGAAATGGTATTAAATTTTCCCATTATGTCAACATATTCAACTATACTGTATAACAACAAGCGATTATTTTTAACCCATGGTCATATATATAATGAAAATAATATGCCAAAATTAAGCAATGGAGATATATTTATCTATGGGCACACCCATATACCTAAAGCTGAAGAAATAAATAATATATATGTAATTAATCTAGGAAGTATTACACTACCAAAGGAAAATAGTCCCCATACCTACGGAGTATTAGAAAGAGAATTTTTTAAAATAAAAGATCTTGAAGGAATTACATATAAAGAGATAAACATAGGGAAATAA
- a CDS encoding response regulator transcription factor, whose product MKRILIIEDDKSISELQKDYLEMSGYEVVCAFDGNSGLEYIKNEDFDLIILDLMLPKKDGFDILREISDTKQIPVLIVSAKSDEIFKIKGLNLGADDYITKPFGMGELVARVNSHIKTYERFKNSSKRKLITVGALSINKEDRRVYIDDNEVFLTLKEFDLLLFLVENPNRVFSKEELFERVWGYDSLSDASTITVHIARIREKIETNPEGRTFIETVWGAGYRFKI is encoded by the coding sequence TTGAAAAGGATTTTAATAATTGAAGATGATAAAAGTATATCAGAGCTTCAAAAAGATTATTTAGAAATGAGCGGTTATGAGGTTGTATGTGCTTTTGACGGTAATTCTGGCCTTGAATATATTAAGAATGAAGATTTTGATCTAATCATTTTAGATTTAATGCTTCCCAAAAAGGACGGATTTGATATATTAAGAGAAATATCTGATACAAAACAAATACCTGTACTTATTGTATCTGCAAAATCTGATGAAATATTTAAGATTAAAGGATTAAACTTGGGAGCTGACGATTATATAACTAAACCTTTTGGTATGGGTGAACTGGTAGCGAGAGTAAATAGTCATATAAAAACATATGAAAGGTTTAAAAATAGTTCTAAAAGGAAATTGATAACAGTTGGAGCATTATCTATTAATAAAGAAGATCGGAGAGTCTATATAGATGATAATGAAGTTTTTTTAACTCTGAAGGAGTTTGATTTGCTTTTATTTTTAGTAGAAAATCCAAATAGAGTTTTTAGCAAAGAAGAATTATTTGAAAGGGTTTGGGGCTATGACTCTTTGTCAGATGCATCAACTATAACTGTACATATAGCAAGAATAAGAGAAAAAATTGAAACTAATCCTGAAGGGCGTACATTTATTGAAACTGTATGGGGTGCAGGATATAGATTTAAAATATAA
- a CDS encoding alanine/glycine:cation symporter family protein codes for MGYLKEIVNFINTILWDYILIFGLIGIGIFMTVKLKFLQFTRVFPALKKMIIDIIKKKPVEEGKMSPFQALSTAVAAQVGTGNIVGVATAIASGGPGAAFWMIVSAFFGMATIFSESVLAQKYRDVKEGEVTGGPAYYIKNGLKSKGLAMFFAITCIIALGIVGIMVQSNSVAGSVNDAFGIPVFAITIVLTIVVFRILVGGMEKIASFSEKVVPAMAGLYILGSIVIVIMNIENFIPAIKLILIGAFSPEAIGGGVLGITVQQTVRFGLARGLFSNEAGMGSTPHSHAVADVPHPAEQGFTAMIGVFISTFLICLSTVMVNITSGAYNTNISAAEMAKGATVMTQNSFAVGFGSLGGMFLSVCLSFFALTTIVGWYFFAEANVKFVFNSKPRTINIFKTIALIALILGTMIDADFAWQLADMFMGIMAVPNIIALFFLSKDVKEILDDYDRCVEKGKIHWDYECPKLDEKKKKKGSVLREGLSTTIIK; via the coding sequence ATGGGCTATCTTAAGGAAATAGTGAATTTTATAAATACTATTCTATGGGATTATATATTGATATTTGGTCTTATAGGTATTGGGATTTTTATGACAGTTAAGCTTAAATTTTTACAATTTACTAGAGTATTTCCAGCATTAAAAAAGATGATTATAGATATAATAAAGAAGAAACCAGTTGAAGAAGGGAAAATGTCCCCTTTCCAGGCTTTATCTACTGCAGTAGCAGCACAAGTTGGTACAGGAAATATAGTGGGTGTGGCTACTGCTATAGCTTCAGGAGGGCCAGGAGCTGCGTTTTGGATGATAGTATCTGCATTTTTTGGAATGGCAACCATATTTAGTGAATCAGTGTTAGCACAAAAGTATAGAGATGTAAAAGAAGGAGAAGTAACTGGTGGACCTGCTTATTATATAAAAAATGGATTGAAGTCTAAAGGCTTAGCTATGTTCTTTGCTATAACATGTATAATAGCATTGGGTATAGTAGGTATTATGGTTCAATCTAATTCAGTAGCAGGTTCTGTAAATGATGCTTTTGGAATACCTGTATTTGCTATTACTATAGTACTTACCATAGTAGTATTTAGAATACTAGTGGGAGGTATGGAAAAGATAGCTTCTTTTTCTGAAAAAGTAGTACCTGCCATGGCTGGATTATATATTTTGGGAAGTATAGTAATAGTGATTATGAATATTGAAAATTTTATTCCTGCGATAAAACTTATCCTTATAGGAGCTTTTTCACCAGAAGCTATTGGTGGAGGTGTATTAGGGATAACTGTTCAACAGACTGTAAGATTTGGTCTAGCAAGAGGACTTTTTTCAAACGAAGCTGGTATGGGTTCTACTCCTCATTCTCATGCAGTAGCAGATGTTCCACATCCTGCTGAACAAGGTTTTACTGCAATGATAGGGGTATTTATATCAACATTCTTAATATGTTTATCCACAGTTATGGTCAATATTACATCAGGAGCTTATAATACAAATATATCTGCAGCAGAAATGGCTAAAGGTGCTACTGTGATGACACAAAATAGTTTTGCTGTTGGATTTGGTTCCTTAGGTGGAATGTTTTTATCCGTATGTCTATCATTTTTTGCTCTTACTACAATAGTGGGATGGTATTTCTTCGCTGAAGCAAACGTAAAATTTGTATTTAATTCTAAGCCAAGAACTATAAATATTTTTAAAACTATTGCTTTAATAGCTTTAATATTAGGTACTATGATAGATGCCGATTTTGCATGGCAATTAGCAGATATGTTTATGGGTATTATGGCTGTTCCCAATATTATAGCTTTATTTTTCTTATCTAAAGATGTGAAAGAGATACTGGATGATTATGATAGATGTGTAGAGAAAGGGAAAATACACTGGGATTACGAATGCCCAAAACTAGATGAGAAGAAAAAGAAGAAAGGTTCTGTATTAAGAGAAGGTTTAAGTACTACTATAATAAAATAA
- a CDS encoding sensor histidine kinase, which produces MLEIKEMLMNLSVGNDYYEYGSNRYRINAENFTTQDGNNYRIITLNQIINVGDYYRSLLVFVFIIFLIVFVIASLIVQRQNMKNIIIPITNLTKEMEKLRIGELETAITDKGYGEIRELGIAIEQLRLQLKNSIYYQQRVDENRKFLISSISHDLKTPVTSIRGYIDGVLDGVADTDEKKKYYLSKAIEKTNMINTMIEDLLLYSKLDLNQMTFEKEKVDIVKYIESCIEDSSEDFLRENKKIYFDNKLLTTSFVMIDVEKFKRVIQNIMDNAKRSIETQTGQLKIMLRETNSSVIIEFKDNGKGISKQDLPHVFERFYRADTAREVEGSSGLGLAIAKQIVEGLGGRIWAISETGQGASIIISLKKVKKEEVIT; this is translated from the coding sequence ATGCTGGAGATTAAAGAAATGCTGATGAATCTCAGTGTTGGAAATGATTATTATGAATATGGGAGTAATAGATATAGAATAAATGCTGAAAACTTTACAACGCAAGATGGCAATAATTATAGAATAATAACCCTTAATCAAATTATAAATGTTGGTGATTATTATAGATCGCTACTTGTATTTGTTTTTATAATCTTTTTAATAGTTTTTGTTATAGCTAGCTTAATTGTTCAAAGGCAAAACATGAAAAACATTATAATTCCAATTACTAATTTAACAAAAGAAATGGAGAAATTAAGAATTGGTGAGCTGGAAACAGCAATTACAGATAAGGGATATGGTGAAATTAGAGAACTTGGAATTGCTATTGAACAATTGCGCCTTCAGCTAAAGAACTCTATATATTATCAGCAGAGAGTTGATGAAAATAGAAAGTTTTTAATATCAAGTATTTCCCATGACCTTAAAACCCCTGTAACATCAATAAGAGGGTATATAGATGGAGTTCTTGATGGGGTTGCAGATACGGATGAAAAGAAAAAATATTACTTATCAAAGGCTATAGAAAAAACAAATATGATAAATACAATGATTGAGGATTTATTATTATATTCTAAACTAGATTTAAATCAAATGACATTTGAAAAGGAGAAGGTTGATATTGTAAAATACATAGAGAGTTGTATTGAAGATAGTTCAGAAGATTTTTTACGTGAAAATAAAAAAATATATTTTGATAATAAACTTTTAACTACATCTTTTGTTATGATAGATGTTGAAAAGTTTAAACGAGTTATCCAGAATATTATGGATAATGCTAAAAGAAGTATAGAAACACAAACAGGTCAGCTTAAAATAATGTTAAGAGAAACAAATTCTTCAGTTATAATAGAATTTAAGGACAATGGAAAAGGAATCAGTAAGCAGGATTTGCCACATGTTTTTGAAAGATTTTACAGAGCTGATACTGCAAGAGAGGTTGAAGGTTCAAGTGGTTTAGGCCTTGCAATTGCAAAACAAATTGTTGAAGGATTAGGGGGTAGAATATGGGCAATTAGTGAAACTGGTCAAGGAGCCTCCATTATTATTTCTCTGAAAAAGGTTAAAAAAGAGGAAGTGATAACTTGA
- a CDS encoding deoxycytidylate deaminase, whose product MERRDKTNYYLDIAETVSKRGTCIRRNFGAIIVKNDEIISTGYTGAPRGRKNCSDLGFCKREQLNVPRGTRYELCRSVHAEANCIISAARRDMIDSTLYLVGIDVKTGALVPNANSCSMCKRLIINAGIKKVIIRDTENDYRVIYVKDWVIDDDSLNDEFGY is encoded by the coding sequence ATGGAAAGACGAGATAAAACCAATTACTATTTGGATATTGCTGAAACAGTCTCAAAAAGAGGCACTTGTATAAGAAGAAATTTTGGTGCTATAATTGTTAAAAATGATGAGATAATTTCCACTGGTTATACAGGAGCACCTAGAGGAAGAAAAAACTGTTCTGATTTAGGTTTTTGCAAAAGAGAACAATTAAATGTACCTCGAGGTACTAGATATGAGTTATGTAGATCTGTTCATGCTGAAGCTAATTGCATCATATCCGCAGCCCGTAGAGATATGATTGATAGTACCCTTTATTTAGTTGGAATAGATGTAAAAACTGGTGCATTAGTACCAAATGCCAATTCCTGCTCCATGTGTAAACGATTAATTATAAATGCAGGTATTAAAAAGGTAATTATAAGGGACACTGAAAATGATTATAGGGTAATATATGTAAAAGATTGGGTAATAGATGATGACTCATTAAATGATGAATTTGGATATTAA
- a CDS encoding LURP-one-related/scramblase family protein, which translates to MKYIIKERIFTLTDKFIIEDEEGYPRYEVVGKLLSLGNKLCIYDLDGEELVYIEQKLFKLLPEYNIYQKGHLVGKVKKKITFLKPSFIIESSYGNFTLKGDILHHDFDILKDGKSVAWINKKWLSFSDTYSVEISDLVDHAFILAIVIVLDQIFYDGNNNN; encoded by the coding sequence ATGAAATATATAATTAAAGAAAGAATATTTACCCTTACAGATAAGTTTATAATTGAAGACGAGGAAGGTTATCCTCGCTATGAAGTAGTAGGGAAGCTTCTATCTTTAGGGAATAAATTATGTATATATGATTTGGATGGAGAAGAGCTTGTTTATATAGAGCAAAAGCTTTTTAAATTATTACCAGAATATAATATATATCAAAAAGGTCATTTAGTTGGAAAAGTGAAAAAGAAAATTACTTTTTTAAAACCTAGTTTTATAATAGAAAGTTCTTATGGTAATTTTACATTGAAAGGAGATATATTACATCATGATTTTGATATATTAAAGGATGGGAAATCTGTAGCTTGGATAAACAAAAAGTGGTTATCTTTTTCTGATACTTACTCTGTAGAGATATCCGACTTGGTAGATCACGCTTTCATATTGGCAATTGTAATAGTATTAGATCAAATATTTTATGATGGGAATAACAATAACTAA
- a CDS encoding type 1 glutamine amidotransferase domain-containing protein has product MKRVAILIENLFDERELLYPYYRLMEEGYEVHLVGTEKDKVYIGKSNLTEKSTHSSKEVKAEDYDAVVIPGGYSPDYMRRSMDTINFVKEMDRLGKPIAAICHGPWMMASCCDLKDKKVTAFYSIKDDLINAGAKYIDEEVVVDGNLITSRTPKDLVAFVKAIIGELG; this is encoded by the coding sequence ATGAAGAGAGTAGCTATACTAATTGAAAACCTATTTGATGAAAGGGAGCTTTTATATCCCTATTATCGATTGATGGAAGAAGGTTATGAGGTTCATTTAGTAGGGACGGAAAAGGACAAGGTATATATTGGGAAAAGTAATCTTACAGAGAAGAGTACCCATTCTTCTAAAGAAGTAAAAGCAGAGGATTATGACGCTGTAGTGATTCCTGGAGGATATTCTCCTGATTACATGAGAAGAAGTATGGATACTATCAACTTTGTAAAGGAGATGGACAGATTAGGAAAGCCTATAGCAGCAATATGCCATGGACCCTGGATGATGGCTTCTTGCTGTGATTTAAAGGATAAAAAAGTGACTGCCTTCTACTCTATAAAGGACGATTTAATTAATGCAGGAGCTAAGTATATAGATGAGGAAGTAGTTGTGGATGGGAATTTAATAACTTCAAGAACGCCTAAAGATTTAGTTGCCTTTGTAAAAGCTATAATAGGAGAATTAGGCTAA
- a CDS encoding viroplasmin family protein — MAKYYYGVKKGREIGVYETWGECEAQVKGYSGAVYKKFPTYEEAENFVYNIERNVEEKDMSSIKENEAIAYVDGSFDATNKIYSYGVILFTTEGKFTYSQKEDDKNLVAMRNVAGEIRGAMVAMKEAINMNKDVLYLHYDYEGIEKWAKGEWKTNKYGTQKYKEYYDSIKDILKVKFIKVKAHSGDKYNEEADKLAKASLGIED, encoded by the coding sequence ATGGCTAAGTATTATTATGGAGTAAAAAAAGGTAGAGAAATTGGAGTTTATGAAACTTGGGGAGAATGCGAAGCCCAAGTAAAAGGATATTCTGGTGCTGTGTATAAGAAGTTTCCCACTTATGAAGAAGCTGAAAATTTTGTTTATAATATAGAGAGAAACGTAGAAGAAAAAGATATGTCTTCTATAAAAGAAAATGAGGCAATAGCCTATGTAGATGGAAGTTTTGATGCCACAAATAAGATTTATTCTTATGGTGTTATTTTATTTACAACAGAAGGTAAATTTACTTATTCTCAAAAAGAAGATGATAAAAATTTGGTGGCTATGAGAAATGTAGCAGGAGAGATACGTGGGGCTATGGTGGCTATGAAAGAGGCTATCAATATGAACAAGGATGTACTATATTTACATTATGATTATGAAGGAATAGAAAAATGGGCTAAAGGGGAGTGGAAAACTAATAAATATGGTACCCAAAAATACAAGGAATATTATGATTCTATAAAAGATATATTGAAGGTAAAATTTATTAAAGTGAAAGCTCATAGTGGGGATAAATATAATGAAGAGGCTGATAAATTAGCAAAAGCTTCTTTAGGTATAGAGGATTAA
- the mscL gene encoding large conductance mechanosensitive channel protein MscL: MYKEFKEFAIKGNVVDLAIGVIIGGAFGKIVSSLVNDIIMPIIGGLIGKVDFTNFFISLDGNKYATLQQAKDAGAATLNYGVFLNTIIEFLIISFSLFLVVRQINKLKRLEKPAPATTKKCEYCFSEIPKEAIRCPYCTSKLEKDI, translated from the coding sequence ATGTATAAAGAATTTAAGGAATTTGCGATAAAGGGAAATGTTGTAGATTTAGCAATTGGTGTGATTATAGGTGGTGCTTTTGGGAAAATAGTATCTTCATTGGTAAATGATATTATAATGCCAATAATAGGTGGACTTATTGGTAAAGTAGATTTTACCAACTTTTTTATTAGTCTAGATGGGAATAAATATGCTACATTGCAACAGGCTAAAGATGCAGGTGCTGCTACATTGAATTATGGGGTATTTTTGAATACAATTATAGAATTTTTAATCATATCCTTTTCATTGTTTTTAGTAGTTAGACAAATTAATAAGCTTAAAAGATTAGAGAAGCCAGCTCCTGCAACTACAAAAAAATGCGAGTACTGCTTTTCTGAAATACCTAAAGAGGCTATAAGATGTCCTTATTGTACATCGAAATTGGAGAAAGATATATAA